A DNA window from Lycium ferocissimum isolate CSIRO_LF1 unplaced genomic scaffold, AGI_CSIRO_Lferr_CH_V1 ctg258, whole genome shotgun sequence contains the following coding sequences:
- the LOC132043538 gene encoding wound-induced basic protein produces the protein MIYDVNSPLFRSFLSQKGGASDKRKTEEQKPKEQRPKASENKPVMNE, from the exons ATGATTTACGACGTGAATTCGCCGCTTTTCCGATCCTTCCTCAGCCAGAAGGGAGGCGCCTCTGACAAGAG GAAAACAGAAGAGCAGAAGCCCAAGGAACAGAGGCCGAAAGCAAGTGAAAACAAGCCTGTTATGAATGAGTGA
- the LOC132043531 gene encoding transcriptional activator FHA1-like yields MGSSSGSDVEAGFAKLQGEDFEYYMQTYSIILGRNSKKSTVDVDLSSLGGGMNISRHHARIYYDFQRRRFALEVLGKNGCLVEGVLHLPGNPPIKLDSQDLLQIGDKEFYFLLPVRSILGGPRQQHVGKYPGSGQAGVAAHLLEAAAGNVGPTGYGGGAHIRERREYYEEEYDDDDNGGSVGKKMRKGEGYGYGSCGSSGKASISGQLDKKMDGRLRADRDADNQQLLLLEEKDVVSSVANVLSDLCVPGEWMPMEKLHAELVEHYGDTWHHSRVRRYLTSEDYPSPEAKMKPWYGLLMLLRKYPEHFVINTRSKGRVTLEFVCLVSLLS; encoded by the exons ATGGGAAGTAGCAGTGGTAGCGATGTAGAAGCTGGATTTGCAAAGCTACAAGGTGAAGATTTCGAGTATTACATGCAAACTTACTCAATTATCCTCGGCCGTAACTCCAAAAAATCAACGGTGGATGTCGACTTATCATCACTCGGTGGTGGAATGAATATCTCACGTCACCACGCACGTATTTATTACGACTTTCAACGACGTCGTTTTGCTTTAGAAGTATTAGGGAAAAACGGGTGTTTAGTTGAAGGTGTTCTTCACTTACCTGGTAATCCACCAATTAAATTAGATTCACAAGACCTTTTACAGATTGGAGATAAAGagttttatttccttcttcctgTTAGGAGTATTCTTGGTGGGCCTAGACAACAACATGTGGGGAAATATCCCGGGTCGGGTCAAGCGGGTGTGGCCGCCCATTTGTTGGAGGCGGCCGCGGGGAATGTGGGTCCCACGGGGTATGGTGGTGGGGCCCACATTCGcgaacggagagagtattatGAGGaggaatatgatgatgatgacaatgGTGGTTCTGTTGGTAAGAAAATGAGGAAAGGTGAAGGTTATGGGTATGGTTCTTGTGGTTCTAGTGGGAAAGCTTCGATTTCGGGGCAATTAG ATAAGAAGATGGATGGAAGATTACGTGCTGACAGAGATGCTGACAATCAGCAGCTCCTGCTGTTAGAGGAAAAGGATGTTGTATCATCTGTAGCTAATGTGCTTTCTGATCTCTGTGTTCCAGGAGAATGGATGCCAATGGAGAAGCTTCATGCGGAG TTGGTCGAACACTATGGCGATACTTGGCACCATAGTCGTGTGAGGAGGTACCTAACATCGGAAGACTATCCCAGCCCGGAAGCCAAAATGAAGCCATGGTATGGATTGCTGATGCTGTTGAGGAAATATCCGGAGCATTTCGTTATCAATACACGATCCAAGGGGCGAGTGACTTTGGAGTTTGTTTGTCTTGTCTCACTACTTTCATGA
- the LOC132043534 gene encoding uncharacterized protein LOC132043534 yields MVGLIESWCFCNGGGKTEKMKGTIFTGKGSAMAHIGENGTGFLIHRNLLITTHVILPSVNAAEGAEIRLQNGVVACLFPHRFFITSTILDLTIVGLDVMDGDTNAHVQQPHYLKTCSKPNLELGNVVYLLGYSEKKELTVGEGKVVIATDNLIKLSTDGITWRPGSAGFDVNGNLAFMVCDPMKLAKSPNSKSSSTSPSPLSSRNQGIPMQFGIPIPIICDWLNQHWEGSLDDLNKPKLPLIRLMSAGQKSDHSCASFTMRRVFKSTEAENDGTPSSSNRLSRPREDLGPSRSATNTNLEEEAVTTDPHAITHVQGIPTPEIFESRRLTSIQVRKKESTQIQLLDINFPPKIIKADDNCINKAREEKSSDIGQPSPVPDAEVSSTGSVNGAHQSEVESSCSLIDVLEAQNEYSSDGETTMYSAETAESRNYPSPKGGRFQQVGRSQSCVNYNRWGPVSKNSAARIRVMQEQKRGVMQGRKVYSQGANSHRSNSSNYYSPTVSSIVKKRNNLEPQTRPPRLSTGNSSPRWNF; encoded by the exons ATGGTGGGTTTGATAGAATCTTGGTGTTTCTGTAATGGAGGTGGCAAGACTGAGAAAATGAAAGGCACCATTTTTACAGGCAAAGGTTCTGCTATGGCTCATATAGGTGAAAATGGCACTGGTTTCTTGATCCACCGGAATTTACTAATTACTACACATGTAATTCTTCCTTCTGTGAATGCTGCTGAAGGTGCTGAGATCCGCCTTCAAAACGGTGTCGTTGCTTGCCTTTTTCCCCACAG ATTCTTCATTACCAGCACCATACTAGATCTGACTATAGTGGGCCTTGATGTCATGGACGGAGATACAAATGCACATGTTCAGCAACCTCACTACCTGAAAACTTGTTCCAAACCTAATCTCGAGCTGGGTAATGTCGTTTACCTGTTAGGTTATAGCGAGAAGAAAGAGTTAACAGTTGGCGAAGGAAAAGTGGTAATAGCCACTGACAATCTTATAAAGTTGTCAACCGATGGAATAACTTGGCGCCCGGGCTCTGCTGGTTTTGATGTAAATGGCAATTTAGCCTTCATGGTATGTGATCCGATGAAGCTAGCAAAATCTCCTAACTCGAAATCCTCATCAACTTCACCATCCCCATTATCATCACGGAATCAGGGTATTCCTATGCAATTTGGTATACCCATACCTATCATATGCGACTGGTTGAACCAACACTGGGAAGGAAGCCTCGATGACCTCAACAAGCCAAAGTTACCGCTAATTCGGTTGATGTCTGCTGGGCAAAAAAGTGATCATTCTTGTGCATCCTTCACGATGCGGCGTGTTTTTAAGTCAACTGAAGCTGAAAATGACGGGACACCATCATCTTCGAACCGATTGTCCAGACCTAGAGAGGATCTTGGACCAAGCCGTTCTGCTACTAACACTAATTTGGAAGAGGAAGCAGTAACTACTGATCCGCATGCTATCACTCATGTCCAG GGAATTCCAACTCCTGAAATTTTTGAGTCGCGGAGGTTAACTTCAATACAAGTTAGGAAGAAGGAAAGTACTCAAATCCAGCTTTTGGATATTAACTTTCCACCAAAGATTATCAAAGCTGATGATAATTGTATCAATAAAGcgagagaagaaaaatctagtgACATCGGCCAGCCAAGCCCTGTGCCAGACGCTGAGGTGTCCTCGACTGGATCTGTTAATGGGGCCCATCAGAGTGAGGTTGAATCAAGTTGCTCTCTCATAGATGTATTAGAAGCTCAAAATGAATACAGCAGTGATGGAGAGACAACAATGTACTCCGCTGAAACTGCTGAAAGCAGAAACTATCCAAGTCCTAAAGGGGGAAGGTTTCAGCAAGTAGGAAGAAGCCAAAGTTGTGTTAACTACAATAGATGGGGTCCGGTTTCGAAAAATTCAGCAGCTCGTATTAGGGTAATGCAAGAACAGAAGAGGGGAGTTATGCAAGGAAGAAAGGTCTACTCTCAAGGGGCAAATTCTCATAGGAGTAATAGTAGTAACTATTACAGCCCGACAGTATCTTCAATCGTGAAGAAACGGAACAACTTGGAGCCACAAACAAGACCACCCCGTTTAAGTACAGGAAATTCATCACCGAGATGGAATTTCTGA
- the LOC132043533 gene encoding DNA-directed RNA polymerases I, II, and III subunit RPABC5, with product MIIPVRCFTCGKVIGNKWDEYLDLLQADYSEGDALDALNLVRYCCRRMLMTHVDLIEKLLNYNTLEKSEGS from the exons ATGATCATTCCAGTTCGCTGTTTCACCTGCGGAAAg GTCATTGGCAACAAATGGGATGAATATCTTGATCTTCTCCAAGCTGATTACTCCGAAGG GGATGCACTTGATGCATTGAATTTGGTTCGCTATTGCTGTCGTAGAATGCTGATGACGCATGTTGACCTCATTGAGAAGCTTCTCAACTACAACA CACTGGAGAAATCCGAAGGCAGTTGA
- the LOC132043553 gene encoding oleoyl-acyl carrier protein thioesterase 1, chloroplastic-like produces MLLRTTFQACNAAIGDNNQCSSKRFFNSNSVSIGCRKSFISSSSSSAGRVGPVRAVATNETKSKQVAYEPSLADRLRLGSMSEDRMSYKEKFIVRCYEVGINKTATVETIANLLQEVGCNHAQMVGFSTDGFATTHTMRKLHLIWVTARLYIEIYKYPAWSDVVEIETWCQSEGRIGTRRDWILKDCATGEVIGRATSKWLMMNQDTRRLQKVTDEVRDELLIYFPKELRLAFPEENNGSLKKIAKLDDPAEYSKLGLVPRRADLDMNQHVNNVTYIGWVLESMPQEIIDTHELQTITLDYRRECQQDDVVDSLTSVEPVEDAAALDIQGANGSATAPKDVNKSFLHLLRLSSDGLEINRCRTEWRKKPARI; encoded by the exons ATGTTGTTGCGAACGACGTTTCAAGCTTGCAATGCAGCAATTGGAGATAACAATCAGTGCTCTTCAAAGCGATTCTTTAATTCGAATTCGGTTTCAATTGGGTGTAGAAAgtcttttatttcttcttcttcttcttcggcGGGTCGGGTCGGGCCGGTTCGGGCTGTAGCTACTAATGAGACGAAGAGTAAGCAGGTTGCTTATGAGCCCAGCCTAGCGGATCGGTTAAGGTTAGGGAGCATGTCGGAAGATCGAATGTCGTATAAGGAGAAGTTTATTGTTAGGTGTTATGAAGTTGGGATTAATAAAACTGCTACTGTTGAAACCATTGCTAATCTCTTGCAG GAGGTCGGATGCAACCATGCACAAATGGTTGGATTTTCAACTGATGGATTTGCAACTACCCATACCATGAGAAAATTGCATCTCATATGGGTTACTGCTCGACTGTACATTGAGATCTATAAGTACCCTGCTTG GAGTGATGTCGTTGAAATAGAGACTTGGTGCCAAAGTGAAGGTCGGATTGGGACTAGACGTGATTGGATTCTCAAAGACTGCGCTACTGGTGAAGTCATTGGAAGAGCAACCAG CAAATGGCTCATGATGAACCAGGACACAAGACGGCTTCAAAAGGTCACTGATGAAGTTCGTGATGAGTTATTGATTTATTTTCCAAAAGAATTGAG GTTAGCTTTTCCTGAGGAGAATAATGGCAGCCTAAAGAAAATAGCAAAACTTGACGATCCGGCTGAGTATTCGAAGCTAGGACTGGTG CCACGAAGAGCTGATCTGGACATGAATCAACATGTAAACAATGTCACTTACATTGGATGGGTTCTTGAG AGTATGCCTCAAGAAATCATCGATACACATGAGCTGCAAACAATTACATTAGATTACAGGCGTGAATGCCAGCAAGATGATGTTGTCGATTCCCTTACAAGCGTTGAACCTGTTGAGGATGCTGCTGCTTTAGATATTCAGGGGGCTAATGGATCTGCTACTGCTCCAAAGGATGTAAACAAGAGCTTCTTACATTTGTTGAGATTATCAAGCGATGGGCTTGAAATAAATAGGTGTCGAACTGAATGGAGAAAGAAGCCTGCAAGGATTTAA